The genomic segment CAAACCTTCACTGACCCCGCCGATGTGAAGCGTCTCGCCCGCAAGGCCCAGCTCGGCGAAGCCTTTGAATTCGACCGCGAGAAGTACCACTCCGATGGCACCTTCCGCAGCTCACCGCGCGGCTGGTTCACCTTCGGCCACGCAGTATTCGCCCTGCTCTTCTTCTTCGGCCACATTTGGCACGGTGCCCGCACCCTCTACCGCGATGTGTTCGCCGGCATCGATCCAGACCTGGGCGAACAGGTTGAATTCGGTCTGTTCCAGAAACTGGGCGACCGTTCCACCCGTCGCCTACCCGAGGGCTACGTGCCCCCGGCCGGTTCCACCCTCAGCTGAACCCAGGAGAAACAATGGAAAGCTTTGCCTACATCCTGATCCTGGCCCTGGCCATTTCAACCCTGTTTTTCGCCATCGCCTTCCGCGATCCCCCGAAAATCGGCAAGTGATCTAGCCGTTCCCTTTGCATCTATGACTCCGCCCCTGAGCAATCAGGGGCTTTTTTATGGCAAAAGAAGCTGCCAATTAGGGCAATTAAGGGCTGGTTA from the Cyanobium sp. WAJ14-Wanaka genome contains:
- a CDS encoding photosystem II reaction center protein T encodes the protein MESFAYILILALAISTLFFAIAFRDPPKIGK